In one Niallia taxi genomic region, the following are encoded:
- a CDS encoding RNA polymerase sigma factor, whose amino-acid sequence MTEFEHIYNQYFREVYSFVLLLSRNEKIAEEITQETFFKALKNIDTFKGNCKLSVWLCQIAKNTYFTYLDKQKKFDTNEIPEQVSQKSMEEMILRKEDNFRLHKVLHHLEEPYKEVFTLRVFGELSFKEISEIFEKTESWARVTFHRAKRKIRDLLKEE is encoded by the coding sequence GTGACAGAGTTTGAGCATATTTACAATCAATATTTTCGAGAAGTTTATTCTTTTGTATTATTGCTAAGTCGTAACGAAAAGATTGCAGAAGAAATAACTCAAGAAACATTTTTCAAGGCTTTAAAAAACATAGATACATTTAAAGGAAATTGCAAACTTAGTGTTTGGCTTTGTCAAATAGCTAAAAATACATACTTTACGTATCTCGACAAGCAAAAAAAGTTTGATACAAATGAAATACCTGAACAAGTAAGCCAGAAGAGTATGGAAGAAATGATACTAAGAAAAGAAGATAATTTTCGCTTGCATAAGGTCTTGCATCACTTAGAAGAACCTTATAAAGAAGTTTTTACCTTAAGAGTATTTGGTGAGCTTTCTTTTAAAGAAATAAGTGAAATTTTTGAGAAAACGGAAAGCTGGGCGAGAGTCACCTTTCACCGAGCTAAACGTAAGATTCGGGACTTGTTAAAGGAGGAGTAG
- a CDS encoding zf-HC2 domain-containing protein, with the protein MNKGRKISCEIIKDILPLYYDNVCSDDSKKMVEEHLQECHNCKMELEKLRDEIHVPEKTIVENRKDANVLKNISASWRRKRLKSFIKGGILSALLISIIILGYVGLFEWKIISVSTDVVEISEVSEMKDGKIIFYAEINDGYSLNTIIYDVDSEGNLFVTPLRPIIKEKADVQPPYGLEKGYDFIDIKDQEDYRGMEIKTIYYGTPNDKILIWKKGMALPKTSEEVEKNLGF; encoded by the coding sequence ATGAACAAAGGAAGAAAAATATCTTGTGAAATAATTAAAGATATACTCCCGTTGTATTACGACAATGTATGTAGTGATGATAGCAAAAAAATGGTAGAAGAACATCTTCAGGAGTGTCATAACTGTAAAATGGAATTAGAGAAACTCCGAGATGAAATTCATGTTCCAGAAAAAACGATTGTTGAAAATAGGAAGGATGCAAATGTCCTAAAGAATATATCTGCTTCATGGAGAAGAAAACGGTTGAAGTCTTTTATAAAAGGTGGAATACTAAGTGCTTTATTAATAAGCATAATTATTTTAGGATATGTTGGTTTATTCGAATGGAAAATTATCAGTGTATCTACAGATGTAGTGGAAATTAGTGAGGTAAGTGAAATGAAAGATGGCAAAATTATTTTTTATGCTGAGATAAACGATGGGTATAGTTTAAACACAATAATATATGATGTGGATAGCGAAGGGAATCTTTTTGTGACTCCATTACGCCCGATTATTAAGGAAAAAGCAGATGTACAGCCTCCATATGGATTAGAAAAAGGATATGATTTTATAGATATTAAAGACCAGGAAGATTACCGTGGAATGGAAATAAAAACAATATATTACGGCACACCAAATGATAAGATTTTAATTTGGAAAAAGGGAATGGCATTGCCAAAAACAAGTGAAGAAGTAGAGAAAAACTTGGGTTTTTAA
- a CDS encoding cytidine deaminase, which translates to MKTFNVTKQDIELVEIATKKITMLYEDDKHHVGAAIRTKSGEITSAVHIEAYIGRVTVCAEAIAIGSAISNGQKYFDTIVAVRHPYSDEVDRRIKVVSPCGMCRELIADYAPDCFVLLELNGELVKIMISELIPLKYSRN; encoded by the coding sequence ATGAAGACTTTTAATGTAACTAAACAAGATATTGAATTAGTAGAAATAGCTACAAAGAAAATAACAATGCTTTACGAAGACGATAAACATCATGTGGGAGCTGCCATTCGTACGAAATCTGGAGAGATTACTTCTGCCGTACATATTGAAGCATATATTGGGCGAGTGACCGTATGTGCAGAAGCAATTGCTATCGGTAGTGCAATTTCAAATGGACAGAAATATTTTGACACGATTGTTGCTGTCAGACATCCTTACTCTGATGAAGTAGATAGAAGGATAAAGGTGGTAAGTCCGTGTGGTATGTGTCGTGAGTTAATTGCAGACTATGCACCTGATTGTTTTGTATTGCTTGAATTAAATGGCGAGTTAGTAAAAATTATGATCAGTGAACTCATTCCCCTTAAATATTCCCGTAATTAA
- a CDS encoding class I SAM-dependent methyltransferase has protein sequence MNINNSQEYDDPTLYDKENESFIPEIPFILKWATKKQGPIIDIACGTGRVTIPLAKNGYNLVGVDINEGMLAHAKKKAANLNLHIRWIEQDCTQLDLCIKSNLVYSVGNSFQHFLTNESQDGLLTSINKSLEVEGLFIFNTRFPSVEELLQPSTEEYWRSYTDNETFNTVDLFTISEYDSLKQIQHYTTIRKYKNNAGEIIKEKRTDISLRYVFPQEMERLLFAFGFEILHLYSDWNETPITNDSYEMIYVCRKIR, from the coding sequence ATGAATATAAATAATTCGCAAGAATATGATGATCCTACTTTATACGACAAAGAAAATGAATCATTTATCCCTGAGATACCATTTATACTAAAATGGGCAACTAAAAAACAAGGTCCGATAATTGATATTGCTTGTGGTACTGGTAGAGTAACGATTCCTCTGGCGAAAAATGGATATAATCTTGTAGGAGTAGATATTAATGAGGGTATGTTAGCTCACGCTAAAAAGAAGGCAGCCAATCTTAATTTACATATACGTTGGATAGAACAAGACTGTACACAATTAGATTTATGTATAAAGAGTAATTTAGTTTATAGTGTTGGAAACTCTTTTCAACATTTCCTAACAAACGAATCACAAGATGGATTACTCACTTCTATAAATAAGTCTTTAGAGGTTGAAGGTTTATTCATTTTCAATACACGGTTTCCTAGTGTTGAAGAATTGCTACAACCAAGTACAGAGGAGTATTGGAGATCATATACGGATAATGAAACTTTTAATACTGTTGATCTGTTTACGATTAGTGAATATGACTCTCTAAAACAAATTCAACACTATACAACTATCAGAAAATACAAAAATAATGCGGGAGAAATTATTAAAGAAAAAAGGACTGATATTAGCCTGAGATATGTATTTCCACAAGAGATGGAAAGACTTTTATTCGCTTTTGGGTTTGAAATTCTACACCTATATAGTGATTGGAATGAGACACCAATCACAAATGACAGTTACGAGATGATTTATGTTTGTAGAAAAATAAGATGA